A stretch of the Natrinema pellirubrum DSM 15624 genome encodes the following:
- a CDS encoding amidohydrolase family protein codes for MTDLLIHDAIVVTVNSENQILQNGSIRVTDGAISAVETTELGDRDSTAEHVIDASGKVVIPGLIDSHRHTDFTLVQGLFSELDGTELLKEAFALYHTAEPTLGDSFFEAAWQLACLRQLTHGITTVNAMDFTPELGAEAIGESGLRGMIGPELADFLDPASADEQLVEARRFIETYHDTYDGRVTASIAPGGEAGCSRELWEGVAELRADYPDLRLHTHLYDSAEADTMAAGSGADDPLDLLDRFDLLDDRTLLTHLLHADRDNARRIADAGAHVLHCPTVYSYFQAGRQTWFPLPALQEFDTNVVIGLDDPFWFDSWDLIQEAKHARLLANFEYGAQQWSSYDLLKMLTIKAARALGLDDQIGSLEPGKRADLVVIDVDTPRHQPYSNLPSVLMNTVTAGDVETVVVNGEILMEERSVESMDVEKVRAAATRERERLQTRTGWETSLAGSTPPDNSILRRISARPLLRAVTQYGRGFLNQHIR; via the coding sequence ATGACTGATCTCCTGATCCACGACGCAATCGTCGTCACGGTAAACTCAGAGAATCAGATTCTCCAAAACGGCTCTATTCGGGTGACCGACGGAGCCATTTCAGCCGTCGAAACAACTGAGCTTGGAGACCGAGACTCGACTGCGGAGCACGTGATCGATGCTAGCGGCAAGGTCGTGATTCCCGGACTGATCGATAGTCACCGCCACACCGATTTCACGCTCGTTCAAGGCTTGTTCAGCGAACTCGACGGCACTGAACTACTCAAAGAAGCTTTCGCGTTGTACCACACCGCTGAACCGACCTTGGGCGACTCGTTCTTCGAGGCCGCGTGGCAACTCGCCTGCCTGCGTCAACTCACGCACGGCATCACGACCGTCAACGCGATGGATTTCACGCCAGAACTCGGAGCAGAAGCCATCGGTGAGAGCGGATTACGTGGTATGATTGGGCCGGAACTCGCAGATTTTCTTGACCCCGCGTCCGCTGATGAGCAGCTCGTAGAGGCCCGGCGATTCATCGAAACGTATCACGATACCTACGACGGGCGAGTCACCGCGAGTATCGCACCGGGTGGTGAAGCGGGTTGTTCGCGGGAACTCTGGGAGGGTGTAGCTGAACTTCGGGCCGACTATCCCGACTTGCGGCTCCATACTCACCTGTACGACTCCGCTGAAGCAGATACGATGGCGGCGGGTAGTGGTGCTGACGACCCGCTGGACTTGCTTGACCGGTTCGATCTCCTCGATGACCGAACGCTGCTAACCCATTTGCTTCACGCGGATCGGGACAATGCACGACGGATCGCTGATGCCGGCGCGCACGTGCTTCACTGTCCAACCGTGTACAGTTACTTCCAAGCTGGGAGACAAACCTGGTTCCCGCTCCCGGCGCTCCAAGAGTTCGACACGAACGTCGTCATCGGCCTGGACGATCCGTTCTGGTTCGACTCCTGGGATCTCATTCAGGAAGCCAAACACGCCCGGTTACTAGCGAACTTCGAGTATGGAGCACAGCAATGGTCCTCGTACGACCTCCTCAAAATGCTCACCATCAAGGCCGCACGCGCACTCGGCCTTGACGACCAGATCGGGAGTCTCGAACCGGGAAAGCGTGCCGACCTCGTCGTCATCGACGTCGATACCCCGCGCCACCAACCGTACAGCAATCTCCCCTCCGTACTGATGAACACCGTTACCGCAGGCGACGTGGAGACAGTCGTCGTCAACGGTGAGATTCTGATGGAGGAACGGTCAGTCGAATCAATGGATGTCGAGAAGGTTCGCGCAGCCGCAACGCGGGAGCGAGAACGCCTCCAGACGCGGACCGGCTGGGAGACTTCCCTCGCCGGCAGTACGCCGCCAGACAACTCGATACTTCGACGCATCTCTGCACGACCCCTGCTGCGAGCGGTAACACAGTACGGCCGCGGCTTTCTCAACCAACACATTCGGTGA
- a CDS encoding DUF7567 family protein, translated as MSLEVLDRHSEALFEFLWCPVCGQEVFTHIPFEGVFCKNCNTQVELQESRETRGYEEAVLACFDSSTTWNLHVDEKLRRDLPDGSARVKILGAPGAYKVDWWSPEPGEDWEPVECGEFDGVEEPDGVSHLA; from the coding sequence ATGAGTCTCGAAGTACTTGACCGACACAGCGAGGCACTGTTCGAGTTCCTCTGGTGTCCCGTCTGCGGGCAGGAGGTCTTCACTCACATCCCCTTCGAGGGGGTGTTCTGCAAGAACTGCAACACCCAGGTCGAACTCCAGGAATCCCGAGAAACACGCGGCTACGAGGAGGCCGTACTCGCCTGCTTCGATTCAAGCACGACCTGGAACCTCCACGTCGACGAGAAACTGCGGCGCGACCTGCCTGATGGGTCGGCGCGCGTGAAGATCCTCGGTGCACCGGGCGCCTACAAGGTCGACTGGTGGAGTCCAGAGCCGGGGGAGGACTGGGAACCTGTCGAGTGCGGCGAGTTCGACGGCGTCGAGGAGCCAGACGGGGTGTCACATCTAGCGTAG
- a CDS encoding DUF7568 family protein, with the protein MPRITNWRRESRSPTLAYRNTETGGRAVLHRAPDSYRYKWRGAILVDGYPVWSRGYETKDATSFRDELRERPVPDLSCPECPNDDVRVGEKAADGAKIQRWYDCPDCGYEAPTRIVYGAER; encoded by the coding sequence ATGCCTCGCATCACCAACTGGCGACGCGAGAGCCGCTCGCCGACGCTTGCGTATCGGAACACCGAGACCGGGGGGCGAGCCGTCCTGCATCGAGCCCCGGACTCCTACCGGTACAAGTGGCGCGGGGCAATCCTCGTGGACGGCTACCCGGTGTGGTCACGTGGGTACGAGACGAAGGACGCGACGTCGTTCCGTGACGAACTCCGGGAGCGGCCGGTCCCGGACCTCAGCTGCCCGGAGTGTCCGAACGACGACGTTCGCGTCGGCGAGAAGGCAGCAGACGGGGCGAAAATCCAGCGGTGGTACGACTGCCCCGACTGTGGGTACGAAGCCCCCACACGCATCGTCTACGGCGCTGAACGGTGA
- a CDS encoding DUF6735 family protein — MGHRALVAYERTDGQYTLHYSHWGAANLKLKHRISAESPFGGDDTDSKWAKQLLAELADGLEADAVDGYLAGEDRPSTVVEPKPRATGLTLDEIVADHLDYLHHEAFFVMSTTFEVSAYRTLWFGLQYDSETVEQGETVGNGALATVRWYDGEPVGDGHLQGQFAALKDVVGDMLDKGVFTPSTARQYLKRKLAERVGDRQELLIPTGESPFEKASLNHS; from the coding sequence ATGGGACACCGCGCACTCGTTGCGTATGAACGCACAGACGGACAGTACACGCTCCACTACAGCCATTGGGGCGCAGCGAACCTGAAGCTCAAGCACCGAATCTCGGCTGAGTCGCCGTTCGGTGGCGACGACACCGACTCCAAGTGGGCGAAACAGCTCCTCGCAGAGCTGGCCGATGGCCTCGAGGCAGATGCGGTCGACGGCTACCTCGCCGGCGAGGATCGGCCGTCGACGGTCGTCGAGCCGAAGCCCCGCGCCACCGGGCTCACCCTCGACGAGATCGTCGCTGACCATCTCGACTACCTCCACCACGAGGCGTTCTTCGTGATGTCGACGACGTTCGAGGTGTCCGCCTATCGGACGCTGTGGTTCGGGCTCCAGTACGACTCGGAGACGGTCGAACAGGGAGAGACGGTCGGGAACGGCGCGCTCGCGACGGTGCGCTGGTACGACGGCGAGCCGGTCGGCGACGGCCACCTACAGGGACAGTTCGCGGCCCTCAAAGACGTCGTCGGCGATATGCTCGACAAGGGCGTCTTCACGCCGTCGACGGCGAGACAGTACCTGAAACGGAAGCTGGCCGAGCGAGTCGGAGATCGACAGGAGCTGCTCATTCCGACCGGAGAATCACCCTTCGAGAAGGCGAGCCTCAACCACTCCTAG
- a CDS encoding biosurfactant protein 1, whose amino-acid sequence MNGRYSDFEELRPTGEASHIPDTRLDDGCEGAPRRQRVATSAGGYPDVATAADGECRSCGASVPDGQTKCRFCLSNHLGSDVTRTDEAASTTCLGIVHLVVESTTFYGAVAKGGAAANLLSANEAEPAVDDYTLLYDLDEAPARQLAEQWPSLPDAVQVASAEGERLLSAARDRAGWHGQGASERQEQAPTRLYDQRGDGIRDASRLDAVLDDADDAVWLVPAIALTESAGEAGADRQASSVPTTQELDCQTCGRATDHQFKTHESVPDEAWTGQPIWECRVCGSARYGPSLE is encoded by the coding sequence ATGAACGGTCGTTACTCCGACTTTGAGGAACTGCGGCCGACCGGCGAGGCGTCCCACATTCCGGACACGAGACTGGACGACGGGTGTGAGGGTGCCCCCCGGCGGCAACGCGTCGCGACGAGCGCTGGTGGCTACCCTGATGTGGCGACGGCCGCCGATGGCGAGTGCCGGTCCTGTGGGGCGTCAGTCCCAGACGGCCAGACGAAATGCCGGTTCTGTCTCAGCAACCATCTCGGGAGTGACGTCACTCGCACGGACGAGGCCGCGTCGACGACGTGCCTCGGCATCGTCCACCTGGTCGTCGAGTCGACCACGTTCTACGGCGCCGTGGCGAAGGGCGGCGCCGCGGCGAACCTCCTCTCCGCCAACGAGGCGGAGCCGGCCGTCGACGACTACACACTCCTCTACGACCTCGACGAGGCGCCGGCGCGCCAGCTGGCCGAGCAGTGGCCCTCACTCCCCGACGCGGTACAGGTGGCGTCAGCGGAGGGAGAGCGGCTTCTCAGTGCCGCCCGTGACCGGGCTGGGTGGCACGGGCAGGGAGCGTCGGAGCGGCAGGAGCAGGCCCCGACGCGGCTCTACGACCAGCGTGGGGACGGCATCCGCGACGCGTCGCGTCTCGACGCGGTCCTCGACGACGCCGACGACGCGGTGTGGCTGGTTCCAGCGATAGCGCTGACCGAATCCGCCGGCGAAGCTGGGGCTGATCGGCAGGCGTCGTCGGTACCGACGACGCAGGAACTCGACTGTCAAACCTGTGGACGGGCGACCGACCATCAGTTCAAGACCCACGAGTCGGTCCCGGATGAAGCGTGGACGGGGCAACCGATCTGGGAGTGTCGGGTGTGTGGCTCGGCTCGCTACGGACCCAGTCTCGAGTAG
- a CDS encoding RNA-guided endonuclease InsQ/TnpB family protein: MEVRRTVPVKLDVTDEEADLLHETIDEFLWAANYVVDSAWDGEWAETRSSVLHEMTYDEVREQTRLHSNHVQSARNRAVDALKSIVAEWKNGEYASIPTFSSLFCEYNQRNATFHDDHAVLSTVDGRVTAEYVLPDKTRDTPHSKYLRSERWETTGATLHYRRGDFYLHVRTKADVDDPKPAENGTVLGVDLGIENIAVTSTGAFWSADELNHWRTEYVQRRKSLQECGSRWAHENVQAVGRKETGRFEQYLHRIANDILAEASESGCTVIAFEDLTDIRDRMPDARQFHEWAFNRLYDYVSYKAEGRGIQVKQVNPKNTSRRCSSCGFTHEDNRPSQDTFRCQSCGYENHADYNAAKNIGYRLLRNQTGGEGGAPVGVRLNTGMLNANGVKPVPDSVRAGVHGESPHL; the protein is encoded by the coding sequence ATGGAGGTCCGTCGAACTGTCCCGGTCAAACTCGACGTGACCGATGAAGAGGCGGACCTGCTTCACGAGACGATTGATGAGTTCCTGTGGGCCGCCAATTACGTCGTGGACTCCGCGTGGGACGGCGAGTGGGCTGAAACCCGTTCGTCCGTCCTGCATGAGATGACCTACGACGAGGTTCGCGAGCAGACGCGACTCCACAGCAATCACGTCCAATCGGCTCGTAACCGTGCTGTTGACGCGCTCAAGAGCATCGTCGCCGAGTGGAAGAACGGCGAGTACGCTTCGATTCCGACGTTCTCCTCGCTGTTCTGCGAATACAACCAGCGCAACGCCACGTTCCACGACGACCACGCCGTGTTGTCTACTGTCGATGGGCGTGTCACCGCCGAGTACGTCTTGCCCGACAAGACCCGTGACACGCCCCACTCGAAGTACCTGCGTTCTGAACGATGGGAGACGACAGGCGCGACACTCCACTATCGCCGTGGTGACTTCTACCTCCACGTCCGAACAAAGGCGGACGTGGACGATCCCAAACCGGCCGAGAACGGAACGGTTCTCGGTGTGGACCTCGGGATTGAGAACATCGCCGTCACCTCGACTGGCGCGTTCTGGTCTGCCGACGAACTCAACCACTGGCGAACGGAGTACGTCCAGCGCCGCAAGTCGCTGCAGGAGTGTGGTTCGCGGTGGGCCCACGAGAACGTCCAAGCGGTCGGACGCAAGGAGACGGGGCGCTTCGAGCAGTATCTTCACCGTATCGCGAACGACATCCTCGCTGAAGCGAGCGAGAGTGGTTGTACGGTTATCGCCTTCGAGGACCTGACGGATATCCGCGATCGGATGCCCGACGCCCGCCAGTTCCATGAGTGGGCATTCAATCGTCTGTACGACTACGTCTCGTACAAGGCCGAGGGACGCGGGATTCAGGTTAAGCAGGTAAACCCGAAGAACACGTCCCGCCGGTGCTCGTCGTGTGGGTTCACCCACGAGGACAACCGCCCGTCGCAGGACACCTTCCGCTGTCAGTCCTGTGGATACGAGAACCACGCGGACTACAACGCAGCGAAGAACATCGGCTATCGACTCCTTCGCAACCAAACTGGCGGCGAAGGAGGCGCACCCGTAGGCGTGCGCTTGAACACCGGGATGCTGAACGCGAACGGGGTCAAACCCGTACCAGATTCGGTTAGAGCGGGAGTCCATGGTGAAAGTCCGCATCTTTAG
- a CDS encoding transcription initiation factor IIB yields the protein MATRDIYETSFDEDVRTESSANQCPECDGRVTTNAVETVCEDCGLVIDEQRIDHGPEWRAYDDEKRERTGAPLTAARHDRGLSTEIGRGTDAKGNELSGQKRRRLARMRREQTRGRWRSKAERNLAHGLGEVRRLTSALELSDSVRDQACQLFRSAQNEDLLRGRSIEAIAAASVYGACRCNGLSRLVDDISEMARVAESRVTNAYKTLNEELGLPAEPVSPSMFVPRLASDLECPDEIRQRARALAEQAEERGVTTGVHPAGFAAACLYKAGREEGRWLTQSEAADVANASKATVRAHRDTLEEQVA from the coding sequence ATGGCAACTAGAGACATCTACGAAACTAGCTTCGACGAAGACGTCCGAACGGAATCGAGTGCGAACCAGTGTCCCGAGTGCGACGGTCGAGTCACCACGAACGCGGTCGAAACAGTCTGCGAGGACTGTGGCCTGGTCATCGACGAACAGCGCATCGATCACGGGCCGGAGTGGCGGGCGTACGACGACGAGAAGCGCGAGCGAACGGGTGCTCCACTCACTGCGGCCCGCCACGATCGCGGCCTGTCGACGGAAATCGGTCGCGGCACCGACGCGAAGGGGAACGAACTCTCGGGGCAGAAGCGACGGCGACTCGCGCGGATGCGCCGTGAGCAGACCCGCGGTCGCTGGCGGTCGAAAGCGGAACGGAATCTCGCCCACGGATTGGGCGAAGTGCGTCGGTTGACGAGTGCCCTCGAGCTCTCCGATTCGGTTCGCGACCAGGCGTGTCAGCTCTTCCGGAGCGCCCAGAATGAGGATCTGCTTCGTGGCAGATCCATCGAGGCCATCGCCGCGGCCAGCGTCTACGGAGCCTGCCGGTGCAACGGCCTCTCACGGTTAGTGGACGACATCAGCGAGATGGCGCGCGTCGCGGAGTCACGAGTCACGAACGCGTACAAAACGCTGAACGAAGAGCTGGGCCTCCCCGCTGAGCCCGTCTCCCCCAGCATGTTCGTGCCGCGACTCGCCTCGGACCTCGAGTGTCCGGACGAGATCCGACAGCGGGCCCGAGCCCTCGCGGAACAGGCCGAGGAGCGCGGCGTCACGACGGGCGTCCATCCGGCCGGGTTCGCCGCGGCCTGTCTCTACAAGGCCGGTCGCGAAGAGGGGCGATGGTTGACGCAATCCGAGGCCGCGGATGTGGCGAACGCCTCGAAGGCGACCGTCCGGGCACACCGGGATACGTTGGAGGAACAGGTCGCCTGA
- the ppc gene encoding phosphoenolpyruvate carboxylase, which produces MELHGRSVRQDVRELGETLGDVIAGHASDISFEAVETARTAAIDYRSGDAPDRRPLERSLRQNPEDVNTDIARAFTNYFELINLAEERERIRALRRGEHEGSLGDSLRAAVETLANEGAPPETVARVLEDVRVKPTFTAHPTEARRKTVKASLQRVSDLIKELDERRLTDQERKVKLERLDALVESLWTTRQVRERRPEPFDESRNVHWYLANVIFDVVPQVYEELEDALEAEYDDPPEVPQILDFRSWAGSDRDGNPYVTPEVTEKTLGRQRRLVLERYQEALADIAGVLSQDATRVDVNGLPESLQTDAHAVPGVVERANERYPDEPFRQKVAVMLERVSRVDDVRPGGYEDSAAFHGELERLTEALRNTSLDDVATEYVDPLIRQVETFGFHLAALDLRDHQQMHTGALEQALSQKNIDYTGMNEGERVEFLTEAILQDQPVLDLTDTEGLDDDASRVFRRFDALENWQREYGPEAIDMYAISMTEEPSHVLEVLFLADQAGVTCLPDHAGIDIVPLLETESALSGARRIMGTLFENDAYTQSLQARDGVQEVMLGYSDSNKENGFLAANWEFDRAQRRLAQITDDYGVGLRFFHGRGGSISRGGGPMNEALLALPKETVSGEVKFTQQGEAIAETYGNPRIAERELEQMLNAQVRSRHAAVTQPDDRLPGHWEDAMDIMAEAARDAYRDLLETEGFVSYFEQATPITVIEQLNLGSRPASRSGERSVEDLRAIPWVFSWTQSRCIIPGWYGLGTGIQTYLDKGGDLQVLREMYEGWPVFQTTLDNAALSLARTEMEIASEYANLAEDDLREEFFPRIQAEYENASGHVLATTQRDDLVDRPWLRESLNRRNPYVDPLNYLQIDLLNQSHRTNQAERTLRLTVKGIAAGMKNTG; this is translated from the coding sequence ATGGAGTTACATGGTCGGAGCGTGCGGCAGGACGTCCGCGAACTCGGTGAGACTCTCGGGGATGTCATCGCCGGCCACGCATCGGATATCTCGTTCGAAGCCGTCGAAACAGCCCGTACCGCCGCCATCGACTATCGTAGCGGTGACGCACCGGACCGACGACCACTCGAGCGATCACTCAGACAGAACCCAGAAGACGTCAACACGGACATTGCCCGCGCGTTCACGAACTACTTCGAACTCATCAATCTCGCCGAAGAACGCGAACGCATCCGAGCCCTGCGCCGCGGCGAACACGAGGGGAGCCTTGGGGACAGTCTCCGCGCAGCCGTCGAAACCCTCGCCAACGAGGGCGCACCACCCGAAACCGTCGCCCGCGTCCTGGAGGACGTTCGCGTCAAACCGACCTTCACCGCGCATCCCACCGAGGCACGTCGCAAGACCGTGAAGGCCTCCCTCCAGCGCGTCAGCGACCTCATCAAGGAACTCGACGAACGTCGCCTCACCGACCAAGAACGCAAAGTCAAACTCGAGCGCCTCGACGCCCTCGTCGAGAGCCTGTGGACGACCCGCCAAGTCCGCGAACGACGGCCGGAACCGTTTGATGAATCCCGAAATGTCCACTGGTATCTCGCTAACGTCATCTTCGACGTCGTTCCCCAGGTCTACGAGGAACTCGAAGACGCACTCGAGGCCGAGTACGACGATCCACCCGAGGTTCCCCAGATCCTTGACTTCCGATCCTGGGCTGGCAGCGACCGCGATGGCAACCCCTACGTCACTCCCGAAGTCACCGAGAAGACCCTCGGCCGCCAGCGCCGACTCGTCCTTGAGCGCTATCAGGAGGCCCTCGCCGACATCGCCGGCGTCCTCAGCCAGGACGCCACCCGCGTTGATGTCAACGGCCTCCCCGAATCCCTCCAAACCGACGCCCATGCTGTCCCCGGCGTCGTCGAACGCGCGAACGAACGCTACCCCGACGAACCCTTCCGCCAGAAGGTCGCCGTCATGCTCGAACGCGTCTCCCGCGTCGACGACGTCCGACCCGGAGGCTACGAGGATTCGGCGGCCTTCCACGGCGAACTCGAACGCCTCACCGAGGCACTCCGGAACACCAGCCTCGACGACGTCGCCACGGAGTACGTCGACCCACTCATTCGGCAGGTCGAGACCTTTGGCTTCCACCTCGCCGCCCTCGACCTCCGCGACCACCAGCAGATGCACACCGGCGCCCTCGAACAGGCCCTCTCTCAGAAGAACATCGACTACACCGGGATGAACGAGGGTGAGCGCGTGGAGTTCCTCACGGAGGCCATCCTCCAGGACCAACCCGTCCTCGACCTCACCGATACCGAGGGGCTCGACGACGACGCGAGCCGCGTATTTCGCCGCTTTGACGCCCTCGAGAACTGGCAGCGCGAGTACGGCCCCGAGGCCATTGACATGTACGCCATCAGCATGACCGAGGAACCCAGCCACGTCCTCGAAGTCCTTTTCCTCGCCGACCAGGCTGGCGTCACCTGCCTCCCCGACCACGCCGGTATCGACATCGTCCCCCTCCTTGAGACCGAATCCGCACTCTCCGGCGCCCGCCGCATCATGGGCACACTTTTCGAGAACGACGCCTATACCCAGAGCCTCCAAGCCCGCGACGGCGTCCAAGAGGTCATGCTCGGATACTCGGACTCCAACAAGGAGAACGGCTTCCTCGCCGCGAACTGGGAGTTCGACCGCGCCCAGCGTCGCCTCGCCCAGATCACCGACGACTATGGGGTTGGTCTCCGCTTCTTCCACGGCCGCGGCGGCTCCATCTCCCGTGGTGGCGGCCCCATGAACGAAGCCCTCCTTGCCCTCCCCAAAGAGACCGTCTCCGGCGAGGTCAAGTTCACCCAACAGGGCGAAGCCATCGCCGAAACATATGGGAATCCGCGCATCGCTGAGCGCGAACTCGAACAGATGCTCAACGCCCAGGTCCGCTCCCGGCACGCCGCTGTCACCCAGCCAGATGACCGTCTCCCTGGCCACTGGGAGGACGCCATGGACATCATGGCCGAAGCCGCCCGCGATGCCTACCGCGACCTCCTCGAAACCGAGGGATTCGTCTCCTACTTCGAGCAAGCCACCCCAATCACCGTCATCGAACAGCTCAACCTCGGCTCCCGCCCCGCCTCCCGAAGCGGAGAGCGCAGCGTTGAGGACCTCCGCGCTATCCCCTGGGTGTTTTCCTGGACCCAGTCCCGCTGCATCATTCCCGGCTGGTATGGCCTCGGCACTGGCATCCAGACCTACCTCGACAAAGGCGGCGACCTCCAAGTACTCCGCGAGATGTACGAGGGGTGGCCTGTCTTCCAGACTACCCTCGACAACGCCGCGCTCAGCCTTGCCCGCACCGAGATGGAGATCGCCAGCGAGTACGCTAACCTCGCTGAAGACGACCTCCGCGAGGAATTCTTCCCACGCATCCAGGCCGAGTACGAGAATGCGAGCGGCCACGTCCTCGCCACCACCCAGCGCGACGACCTCGTCGACCGCCCGTGGCTCCGAGAGAGCCTCAACCGCCGCAATCCCTATGTTGACCCACTCAACTACCTCCAGATTGACCTTCTCAACCAAAGCCACCGTACCAATCAGGCAGAACGCACACTCCGCCTGACGGTCAAAGGAATCGCCGCCGGCATGAAGAACACCGGCTGA
- a CDS encoding S9 family peptidase encodes MPDEIPLETHYDLQLPNDVAVAPDGDRVAFVADEFDEADDERHSTLYVAPADGSREPHRLTRVSEAQSPKWGPQGDRLAFLASRETDYARRQGREDDAADEEEASSDDGTGGDDGDEGLETQVWCFDLSLGGDAEQVTDFDEGVREFDWGPDGDRIVVSARDPTEAEQEYLEQREEGGPIETERLQHKFDGVGFTDTVTTYLFVVDVATGERRRLDDAYGAGSSEPLMGLQPAWGPGERIAYVSVDVNSPDVDADDPDDTLVVDVFTIAPDGSERRTVTVGEQRCSDPVWSPDGDRLAFAAGNPTNWYQPTEVYVAPDDETAIPYSVSASLDRTVARFGAPRWQDDDTIVCPFADQGRTRLVELDPDEDAPTRVFDSQGRDRDLGRFDLAGGTVTCTLASPKGGSDVYTVATDDLETGEEEDLTRVSLLNESFLTEYEHPMTERVTFENEDGREVEAIVYLPPGFDREDPDAAPEHGIYDFYSTFGTDDNHNWHDWEFGMPWENVETYREISSLTRAGDIDTPLLVTAGGEDWRCPPSQAEQLYVSVKKQDVPARLVIYEDEHHNIGDPSRATHRVEELTDWFRRHDPAIETEDGD; translated from the coding sequence ATGCCGGACGAGATACCGCTCGAGACCCACTACGACCTCCAGCTGCCGAATGACGTCGCCGTGGCCCCGGATGGCGACCGGGTCGCGTTCGTCGCCGACGAGTTCGACGAAGCCGACGACGAGCGCCACAGCACGCTGTACGTCGCCCCGGCCGACGGCTCTCGCGAGCCGCACCGACTCACGCGCGTTTCGGAGGCGCAGTCACCGAAATGGGGGCCGCAGGGGGACCGCCTCGCGTTCCTCGCGTCGCGCGAGACCGATTACGCCCGTCGCCAGGGACGCGAGGACGACGCTGCGGACGAGGAGGAGGCCAGCTCCGACGACGGAACTGGCGGGGACGATGGGGACGAGGGACTCGAAACGCAGGTGTGGTGCTTCGACCTGTCGCTGGGCGGCGACGCTGAACAGGTCACCGACTTCGACGAGGGCGTGCGGGAGTTCGACTGGGGGCCCGACGGCGACCGCATCGTCGTCTCCGCCCGGGATCCGACCGAGGCGGAACAGGAGTACCTGGAGCAACGGGAGGAGGGCGGCCCGATCGAGACCGAACGCCTCCAGCACAAGTTCGACGGCGTCGGCTTCACCGACACGGTGACGACGTACCTGTTCGTCGTCGACGTCGCGACCGGCGAGCGCAGGCGGCTCGACGACGCCTACGGCGCCGGCTCCTCGGAACCCCTGATGGGGCTCCAGCCCGCGTGGGGCCCGGGTGAGCGTATCGCGTACGTCTCCGTCGACGTGAACTCTCCCGACGTCGACGCCGACGACCCCGACGATACGCTCGTCGTCGACGTGTTCACCATCGCGCCCGACGGCTCCGAGCGACGGACGGTCACCGTCGGCGAGCAACGCTGCTCGGACCCGGTCTGGTCGCCCGACGGCGACCGGCTGGCCTTTGCCGCGGGCAACCCGACGAACTGGTACCAGCCGACCGAAGTGTACGTCGCGCCTGACGACGAGACGGCGATCCCGTATTCGGTCTCCGCGTCGCTGGATCGCACGGTCGCTCGCTTCGGCGCGCCGCGCTGGCAGGACGACGACACGATCGTCTGCCCGTTTGCCGATCAGGGCAGGACCCGTCTCGTCGAGCTCGACCCCGACGAGGACGCCCCGACGCGCGTGTTCGACTCGCAGGGCCGCGACCGTGACCTCGGGCGATTCGACCTGGCCGGCGGCACCGTCACCTGCACGCTCGCGAGTCCCAAGGGCGGATCGGACGTCTACACCGTCGCCACCGACGACCTCGAAACCGGCGAGGAGGAGGACCTCACCCGCGTGTCGCTGCTCAACGAATCGTTCCTCACCGAGTACGAGCACCCGATGACCGAGCGCGTCACCTTCGAGAACGAGGACGGCCGCGAGGTCGAGGCCATCGTCTACCTGCCGCCCGGCTTCGACCGCGAGGACCCCGACGCGGCGCCCGAACACGGCATTTATGATTTCTACTCGACATTTGGTACCGATGATAATCACAATTGGCACGATTGGGAGTTCGGCATGCCGTGGGAAAACGTCGAGACGTACCGCGAAATTTCCTCGCTCACGCGCGCCGGCGACATCGACACCCCGCTCCTCGTCACTGCCGGCGGCGAGGACTGGCGCTGCCCGCCGTCCCAGGCCGAGCAGCTCTACGTCAGCGTGAAAAAACAGGACGTCCCCGCGCGGCTGGTTATTTACGAGGACGAACACCACAACATCGGGGATCCGTCGCGTGCGACCCATCGCGTCGAGGAACTGACTGACTGGTTCCGGCGGCACGACCCAGCCATCGAGACCGAGGACGGGGACTGA
- a CDS encoding acyl-CoA thioesterase — protein MSRFTTTIDVRFRDIDAMGHVNNAVYATYLEQARVEYFAEVLGRSLDTTASVLASLSIDYRAPVELDQGSVTVAVDVPELGTSSIPMEYEIRTEEEIAATADTVQVLYDAENEESRPIPSDWRGTIESYHDL, from the coding sequence ATGAGCCGGTTCACTACAACGATCGACGTTCGGTTCCGGGACATCGACGCGATGGGGCATGTGAACAATGCGGTGTACGCGACGTATCTCGAACAGGCGAGAGTCGAATACTTCGCCGAGGTACTCGGGCGGTCACTCGATACTACCGCGTCGGTCCTCGCATCGCTCTCGATCGACTACCGGGCGCCCGTCGAACTCGACCAGGGGTCGGTTACCGTCGCGGTCGACGTGCCGGAACTCGGCACCTCGAGTATCCCGATGGAGTACGAGATCCGAACGGAGGAGGAGATCGCGGCGACGGCGGACACCGTTCAGGTGCTGTACGATGCCGAAAACGAGGAATCGCGGCCGATCCCGTCCGACTGGCGGGGGACGATCGAATCGTATCACGACCTGTAA